In the genome of Plasmodium yoelii strain 17X genome assembly, chromosome: 14, one region contains:
- a CDS encoding sun-family protein, putative, which yields MNSTRLRHIENALNNFNFMSPLDIYMRLYFKSNNIKNRDKPYISEHVYNIIKNKTLLAYLSSPVSLYTNIIKTYFSSDKWKYEMNNEKIPAHVRYSFPKELYDQLVNCYGEKKSITLMSILNEKAPIFLRVNTNKISRNDLYKNLMSKGISVEKCVNSPSGLLLTKNQILKNIHEYKKGYFEIQDEASQIVSSKIPVKPGDKVLDYCAGSGGKTLAFSGSMENTGKIYLHDIRDRMLSQAKIRLRRAGIQNYILLNSNHILLKKLFGYMDIVVVDAPCTGTGALRRNPEMKYKFTNEKLYEYMNLQRKIFEKALFYLKKNGKIVYITCSILDAENVHQAKYFCQKHNLYLSEPPFHSLPQSKSMDGFFLAIFERKE from the exons ATGAATAGTACCAGATTGCGTCACATTGAAAAtgcattaaataattttaatttcatgTCCCCTTTGGACATTTATATGcgtttatattttaaaagtaATAACATAAAGAATAGAGATAAACCTTATATTTCAGAACATGTCTAcaacattataaaaaataaaactctTTTGGCATACCTATCTTCCCCTGTTTCATTGTACAccaatataataaaaacatatttttcatcGGATAA ATGGAAATACGAAATGAATAATGAGAAAATTCCTGCACATGTCAGGTACTCTTTCCCAAAGGAATTATATGACCAACTTGTAAACTGTTatggtgaaaaaaaaagcattACTTTAATGTCGATTTTGAATGAAAAGGCGCCTATTTTTTTACGAGTTAATACTAATAAAATATCTAGAAATGAtttgtataaaaatttaatgagCAAAGGTATTAGTGTTGAGAAGTGCGTAAATTCCCCAAGTggattattattaacaaaaaatcaaatattaaaaaatattcatgaATACAAAAAAGGGTATTTTGAAATTCAAGATGAAGCAAGTCAAATAGTTAGTTCAAAAATACCTGTCAAACCAGGTGATAAAGTACTTGATTATTGTGCTGGGTCAGGTGGAAAAACATTAGCTTTTTCAGGTTCTATGGAAAATACagggaaaatatatttacatgaTATACGAGATAGAATGTTATCACAAGCAAAAATTCGATTAAGGCGTGCTGGaattcaaaattatattcttttaaactcaaatcatattttattaaaaaaattatttggaTATATGGATATCGTAGTTGTTGATGCTCCATGTACTGGTACAGGTGCATTAAGAAGAAACCCAGAAATGAAGTATAAATTTACAAATGAAAAATTGTATGAATATATGAATTTACAAAGaaaaatttttgaaaaagctttattttatcttaaaaaaaatggtaaaattGTATACATAACATGTAGTATATTGGATGCTGAAAATGTGCATCAagcaaaatatttttgtcaAAAACACAACCTTTATTTATCTGAGCCGCCATTTCATTCTTTGCCACAATCGAAATCCATGGATGGTTTTTTTTTAGCGATTTTTGAACGGAAAGAATGA